A single Rhopalosiphum padi isolate XX-2018 chromosome 4, ASM2088224v1, whole genome shotgun sequence DNA region contains:
- the LOC132928278 gene encoding programmed cell death protein 6-like, translating to MANFSSPMPSREFLWDVFQRVDKDRSGFISSDELQMALSNGTWTPFNPETVRLMIGMFDKHNRGTVSFDDFGALWKYVTDWQSCFRSFDRDGSGNINVSELKDALSSFGYRLGEQIVSVMLKRFDRFGRGTILFDDFIQCCVVLHTLTAAFRQFDTDQDGYITIHYEQFLNMVFGLKI from the exons ATGGCGAACTTTTCTTCACCGATGCCGTCCAGAGAGTTCTTATGGGACGTGTTTCAAag GGTTGACAAAGATAGAAGTGGATTCATCTCGTCTGATGAACTGCAAATGGCGCTCTCCAATGGAACTTGGACACCATTTAATCCAGAAACTGTACGTCTTATGATTGGTATGTTTGACAAGCACAATCGAGGTACTGTATCTTTTGACGACTTTGGTGCCCTGTGGAAATATGTAACTGATTGGCAATCATGTTTTCGATCATTTGACCGAGATGGTTCTGGCAATATAAATGTATCCGAACTCAAAGATGCTCTGTCGTCGTTTGGTTATAGACTTGGAGAACAAATTGTTTCAGTTATGCTAAAGAGATTTGACCGCTTTGGTCGTGGCACTATACTTTTTGATGATTTCATTCAATGCTGTGTTGTGTTACAT aCGCTAACTGCTGCATTCCGTCAATTTGATACTGATCAAGATGGATATATTACTATTcattatgaacaatttttaaacatggtatttggtttaaaaatataa
- the LOC132928277 gene encoding mitochondrial nicotinamide adenine dinucleotide transporter SLC25A51: MAFFMHLSREEYSEFVCGCGAAIINVGITFPINKIIFRQMLHGVGLRNAASQLMNEGFSTLYRGIYPPLFQKTISTSLMFGTYDAIQKPLLESNLNSRLAKIIAALVAGTAEATLTPFERVQTLLQDNHYNKNFINMRHAIKVIATEYSVSEFYRGLTPILLRNGPSNISFFLLREAANSYIVIPPTAWTGYKLFKEFLTGAFIGALNSALFYPCNVLKVHMQSNLGGPFKSIKEAATEIYQERGNRVSYFYRGVHMNYTRSFISWGVVNVAYENLKHILKNN, translated from the exons ATGGCCTTTTTCATGCATTTGAGTCGAGAAGAATATTCAGAATTTGTTTGTGGTTGTGGAGCTGCTATTATCAATGTCGGCATTACCTTcccaattaataaaatcatattcagacag atgctACATGGAGTAGGCCTAAGGAATGCAGCTTCTCAACTTATGAATGAAGGGTTTTCTACTCTTTATCGAGGGATTTACCCACCATTATTTCAGAAGACAATCTCTACATCATTAATGTTTGGCACTTATGACGCAATCCAAAAACCACTTTTGGAATCTAATTTAAACTCCAGATTAGCAAAAATCATTGCAGCATTGGTAGCTGGTACAGCTGAAGCCACGTTAACACCATTTGAACGTGTACAAACATTACTTCAGGACAaccactataataaaaattttataaatatgcgCCATGCAATAAAAGTTATTGCTACTGAATATTCAGTGTCTGAATTTTACCGTGGTCTTACACCAATTTTGTTGCGCAACGGGCCTTCTAATATTTCCTTTTTCTTATTGCGCGAAGCTGCCAATTCATACATTGTGATACCCCCTACTGCATGGACAggctataaactatttaaagagTTTCTGACCGGAGCATTTATTGGTGCTTTAAATAGTGCTCTATTTTATCCATGTAATGTACTTAAAGTACACATGCAAAGCAACTTGGGTGGtccatttaaaagtattaaagaaGCAGCAACTGAAATTTATCAAGAACGTGGAAATAgagtatcatatttttatcgaGGAGTGCACATGAACTATACAAGGTCATTTATTAGTTGGGGCGTGGTTAATGTCgcttatgaaaatttaaagcatattttgaaaaataattaa